The Primulina tabacum isolate GXHZ01 chromosome 1, ASM2559414v2, whole genome shotgun sequence genome contains the following window.
gtatttgcctttaatattttcatgggaccttcagtaatgacataccacatgtcgtcgtcttgtgcagctaaatgagcctacattctgattttccagtcatagaaatcttctctggaaaacattggtattttattgaatgaagacatggtgaGCAGTTTGTGGATAAGATTATTCTGGGACAatattcaaccgctctgataccacttgatatgaTCGATTAACAGGTGAAGTGTATTTATAaggggaggttgaataaacactcatgattttcacaatcttttcgaatgttgaGTCAATTTAGTGACAAAATAAAActcggaatcttgtcagtcgatatcaatcagttaacaataaagtgcggaaataaactgactgacagatagaatgaaaactgaaataagaccatacgagattttatggatgttcggatatttcaatcactcctacatcaccacttctatcacaaggatatgatatccaCTAAatgactttgatcgatacaaacacttgtacatacccacttcagtttggacttaacaatgccaaaactgaaactcttagtttaaaatatgtttcacagtactcaactggacttaacaaaaCTGATCTCTTTtaaaattgaatttataataagatgatttgtgctagtaagctcgaaaaaaagcctagaatgctacgaataaatctgATAAGTGTAAGCTTCTAATTCTTTTAAATgagaatttcagcagagtaacattAAGATTGATAGAGTATTGAATCGTTGATTGTTCGGTTGTTATTTTTCAATTGcccttctctgctatttataggcttctcttcaactgtaataatcaatgtaatttgaatctttaaaTCCGTTGCTTGCCACTTCAATATCTTTTTGTCATTTGTACACTGCAGCTTTGCGGCGTTCCCACTATTTGTTGCAGTCTGCTTGGTTCTGTTGTCAGTTGAATGTCCTTTTTGTTagctgatgacgtgtacagctaaaggatcagctgataagcaatagctgataagctcacaactgaacgtagcaactgatcagtcagttgtctgcgtaagtTCAATTCAGCTGGTTCAATTGCCTTTGTTAATCTaggcattaatcttcagttatgggCAACTGtaagtttgattttttgttcagttactttcaaaattcttgatTAGTTAATCCAATCAATTTAAGCGTTTGGTTTGTCAAACAAaacgaaatttagtttccaacagttcggctaatattttcaaaaactttccaacacgaaatatttttcgagaataTGTTTGGATGTATTGGGCCTATTTTAAGCTTGTTGACctaaaatcttttttttttttaacttttaattagcaACTAGGGCCCTTTTAATCTATTTGCCAACTATTTAACTAATACTAATTAACCCTAAAACTCATTTAACATAAACGTAACTCCCTCTCCACTCAGCCGCCCACCTCTCCACTCACCAGCCTCCTCGTGGGTGCATCAACAAGACAATTTGGTtgtttctttttcctcaaactcaagatctcttcCACGTCGGTGTGCATTCCTTCGAGTTTGTGCACAAAACAATCATCAGGAACACATTGTACCTTCATTTTTGCATCACATACGTTTATATTACTGCTGTGTTACATGTATGCATGAACTTCTTCGATCCATACATAAACTTGCAAGGTTTTCGGGCTTCTTTGCTTCTTTTGAACTTTCGGTTGATGCTCACGTTTTTGTCTTGTTTTATGTGTCAGGGGCTGCTGTAATAGGGTGGTAAGGGGCTGTTCAGATCATGGTTGTAGAGGTTTAGGTGGTGGTGTGCGCAGCTTGTTCGGGTTTTGATGAAAAAGGATGAGAGCCGATCAGGTATGAGGTGTGAGGAGATTCGATCCACCTTCCTGCCACTCCGGCTGGGCGAGGGCCTTCTCCagccctggaccagaccctggtgggtttGAGTCAGGGTCTGGAATGTCTCGAACCATGTGGGAAATGAGGAGACGAGCAATCGAGCTAGGGAGAGACGAGTTGGTCTCGGTAGGACCTTGTTGGTGTTTCTCGAATCCTAGCTGTTAGTAACGTGCATGTGGCTGGTGGCTTGGTTTTGATGGGTGCTTTAGGATCTGGTCTAGGTCCGTGGTAGGCTGGTTCAGAGCTGGTGCCGTCGGGGTAGGCTAGGACGGGAGTTTTTGGGAAGGTGAGGGTAATGGAGTGCAAATAAGAAGGGCCGAAATATTATGTTACTTTCTAGAATTTTCAGCCATGAGTTTAGAGGCCTGGTGACATTTTTTTATGTGCGTTGTAGTTGTTTTAGGTATTATAAAAAtttgggagaaatttggttgagtttcggtgcgattcgggttaaaaaagggaccccggtccaagttttaaaacgaatcggttaagttctgAATTTGGCTAGAGGTTACGTCTAGGGacacttttaaaaatgttttgggacattttaaggagtttggtaagctgcGGGTcgattttagaggtccaggggtgaaacgataattttcaGGTTTTAAGGGGCAAcatagtcattttgcacccgaggtgAGATTTTTGTCAagacagcgccctgagcacaaatttatgatattttaaatgtttatgcatcatgtttacgatttttacacaattatgataaatatgtcgcatgcttggtttaaaggaaaagttacgtatatgcatgttttattaagtggtgaatatgatgttatttttgaaggatgggaattggttgtgactgacgatctatatgtatacgatgacatgagatacgATGAGCTGaggtcaaggctcagtggacagataatgttgtcgctgatgtccccgccgcccgatACTGTGGTTATTCGTAGATGGATcgatcgatagagctgatatgaaagtcacaactaatgaactgaattcaattaaaaagaaaatgtatacgtatatgatgaccctagatgacatgatttgacagcatatgattttacacgacacgtttacgttatgcttttatgttcatgaaagatatgttgagtttgatatttttcactgctgtgtgccatgtatatgtactttttattcctggtacaggtgtgttgagtctttagactcactagacgtgtgtgatgcaggtgagcttgatgaTGAGGGGGCTGGAGGCGCTGAACTCGGAGCAGGCAGCTTTGGTACGgtgacataacccgaggaccgcatgtttttcCACGTTTGATTTATGAGTTTTTTGAGGGGTTAAACAAttttatacgttgatgatattatgtttttacTCGTACATGTTTATGCTTTACCTTGGATGATGTTAGTTATTTTAAACTACGCTATTTTTGTTGTCAGTTaaaatacgattattttaaatcttaTTTTGAGAAtgcgagcttttaaaaaaaatatttccgcacttttaaaatgagtagaagTTATAGTTGGTGTCAGAGCCGACCTTTCCTAGTAAGATGTGGTTCGGGAACAAACCAGgtggaagctggtgggcatgtgaggcccggggccaaaGAGGCTGGGGGGTGATCGCTGGTGCCATGAGATTGCAAGGACAATGAGctgctcctggcaggcttctaggcggagggaacatgaatgaaccgatcttacaccggaaggagagaGATTtcgaaactgttcaggtatgggactgtgcagttgaggagggattaaaagatttgatatataCTACTCATAtaaagaaggtgcatcttcttttcagtagctcatcacataagaactccaaagttaagcgtgcttgacttggaaaAATTTTGGAATGGGTGACCCCTGAGAAGTTTCGtaaggtgcgtgtgagtgaggacataagcacgctggaaaggctcgtcttggtacagtgaggacaatcgTCGAGTCTGGGGTGTTACAGTTGGTGTTAGaacaagggtcctgtatagagTTGTGCCACCGACTGCTTttgccgctcagtcttcaagcctcgagtctgtaagcttttatgttttaaatgatttaaatgatttactgctatcacctgcatgtttacatgatttatgCTTTAAGATGATTTACTGTACTTGTTTAACTACTTTTACGATTTaaagtttattattttaaaaactagattaattgcaCGATGGGTTATGTTTATAAATTGGACTATATTCAAATCATGCCTTCCAGATTCAACCCCAGTGTTGACAGATAGGATGATATTACAGGAGGTGGCAGAGGCCCACCACCACCGCCGCCAGGGGACCCAGCCACCCGAGTTCTGGAGGGTATGGCTAGGCTATTGGAGCAGGTACAATAGGCTCCTAGGCCTCAGACAGATGTTTTTGAGCAGTTCCGTAGGCTCAACCTAAAGGAGTTCGAGGGTATCACTGATCCATTCAttgcagagggatggattagtTCTCTGGAGTTACATTTTGAGTATATGCAGATGAGGGATGACGACTGGGCCAGGTGCgccatttatatgctgagggatgatgcgtccctatggtgggagggagctgcACATGCAGTGGATGTGGCTGCTCTAACGTGGGCCAGATTCAGAGAGATGTTCTTCGGGACGTATTTCCCAGTTGACGTCAGGGGCCgcctgacgagggagttcatgagcctCCGGCAGAGAGACTTATCTGTGGCGGAGTTTATCCACAAATTTGACAGGGGCTACCATTTGTGCCTATGATAGCAGATGATGCCacccagaagctgaggcatttcctaGATGGACTGAGACCCACTCTTCGCCGGGAAGTCATGCTGAAGAGGTCGGCAGGTTATGATGAGGCCACTGCCTGTGCTTTGCAGGCAGAGCAGGCACTGCGGGACATAGACTTCGAGATGCATAGGAAGCGGTAGCAGACTCAGTCCAGTTCCCACCCACGGAAAAGGCAGTTTACTGGGCCGCCGAGACAGCAGGGGTAGCAGAAGCCCCATGGCAGTTTAGGATGCCAGTAGCATCAGAGACCTCATCAGGCGCCAGGGGTGCCTAAGCAAGATGACAGGCACCCGTGCCCCCAGTGCAGCAGGTTCCACTTCGGTGAGTGCAGGTGGGGAACCTTCAAATGCTTTGTGTGCGGACAGGAGGGCCATAAAGTAGCGGATTGCCCTAGGAATAAGGGCCCCACTACCTGtcgagcttatgtgatgcatgtcgaGGAGGCTGAGGCAGCACCAGACTCGACACTGATTACCGGTAACTCTttggtttaagattttaaattacTGTACAATTTCTTGGTTTTTATGCTTGtatgaaaatttaattattggaattGATGACTTAGAAAGAATTAGGATGTATGCTCTACCTAATTGATACTAAGAATGTAATTATTCGATTGATAACAACTTTATCGACCAATAATTTTATGGGGTCAAATTGTAATTTTTGAATAATTTCAAGGGCTAATGAGCAATTTTAAAAACTCTAAGGGATAATTTGCAATTTTTGATTTTTCTGAGGTTGAATTTCGAATGTTTGGGAACGATGTTTGGGATATTGTAGTTATATTTCGAGGATTTTGGGTTAAAGGTCGATAAAAAAGTTCCTTAAGTTCAGCTCTATTATATTTGATGATATGTTTTGTCATAggaaggatatatatttcaggtgtagccacgcatgcactgctagattcagGGGGCTACACACtcgtttatatccgaatcttttgtgaagcgactaggaatcataacTACAGCGATGGATTTGGGTTCAGAGTATCGATCCCATCCAGGAatcagatgttcacttcccagatagtgaagagattgaAGCTTAGATTGCAACAGAAGGCAGTACAGGAAGATTTGATAGTACTACTGTTGCCAGAGTTTGACGTCatattgggtatggactggctatctTCACATGGCGCAGTCATAGATTTTCGACAGAGGTCAGTTTCTGTCAGAACACCCAGTGGAAAGCCATTTGtttttgaggcagccagacaccaACAGTTTCCGCACGTCATTTCCTTCTTGTGTGCGAGGAAGTTTATCAAGAGAGGCTGCCAAGCATTCCTAGTCAGCATCGTATCAGTGACAGAGCCAGTCAGTCAAAGGCTGGAGGAAATTGATGTAGTCAGGGAGTCCTCTGGAgttttccctgacgatgttGCAGGCATACCACCAGATAGAGAGGAAGGACTTTTCGattgagctcatgccagggATAGTGCCGATATTTAAGGTACCCTACCGGTTAGCACCTACAGAGATGAAAAAGATCAAAGATCAGATTCAGGATCTgttagataagggtttcatttgccctagcttttctccatggggcgcaccagtacttttTGGTAAGAAAAATGATGGTAGCAtgcggctgtgtatcgattacagagagctgaacagggtcacagtcaagaataagtatccgttaccgaggatcgaggatttgtttgatcagcttcagggaacatctgtgttctccaagatagacctTCGATCCGGATACCACCAGCTGAGAGTGAGGGAGTCagatgtgcataagacagccttccgaatgcgttatgggcactatgagttcttggtgatgcccttcgatCTGACGAACGTGttagcgatcttcatggatctcatgaatcacgagtttcagccatacttggatcagttcgtAAGAGTTTTTATTGAcgatatcttgatctattcaaatagcagggaggagcacagtcagcatctgaggacAGTATTGCAGACTCTACAGGATAGACGAAtgtatgcaaagttcagcaag
Protein-coding sequences here:
- the LOC142507780 gene encoding uncharacterized protein LOC142507780, giving the protein MIADDATQKLRHFLDGLRPTLRREVMLKRSAGYDEATACALQAEQALRDIDFEMHRKRWGTFKCFVCGQEGHKVADCPRNKGPTTCRAYVMHVEEAEAAPDSTLITGRIYISGVATHALLDSGGYTLVYIRIFCEATRNHNYSDGFGFRVSIPSRNQMFTSQIVKRLKLRLQQKAVQEDLIVLLLPEFDVILGMDWLSSHGAVIDFRQRSVSVRTPSGKPFVFEAARHQQFPHVISFLCARKFIKRGCQAFLVSIVSVTEPVSQRLEEIDVVRESSGVFPDDVAGIPPDREEGLFD